A section of the Castanea sativa cultivar Marrone di Chiusa Pesio chromosome 12, ASM4071231v1 genome encodes:
- the LOC142620280 gene encoding UDP-glucuronate 4-epimerase 4-like — MTSFVDLMGCILPENRGLDLFAMVVWAIWKRGNDMRAENQAEIGVVIRDSKGQVMVSLAQRIPLPNTAIEVEALAARHAMELALETGLNKGVFGGTTHDIYSYTVVWASSSSVYGLNTKLPFSEEDRTDQPASLYAATKKADEEIAHSYNHIYGLSLTGLRFFTVYGPWGRPDMAYFEFTKNILKGKNITVFQGPGGISVGRDFTYIDDVVKGCIAALDTAGKSIGREGKRKGLKAPLRVFNIGNTSPESVEKLVGILERLLKKKAMRDVQEMPKNGDVMFTHANISLATRELGYKPTTDLETGLKKFVEWYVDWIQKD; from the exons ATGACAAGTTTCGTTGATCTCATGGGTTGCATTTTGCCAGAGAACAGGGGCCTGGACCTGTTTGCTATGGTAGTATGGGCTATATGGAAGAGAGGGAATGATATGAGG GCTGAAAACCAGGCCGAAATAGGGGTGGTAATTAGAGACAGCAAGGGGCAGGTGATGGTGTCTTTGGCGCAGCGAATCCCATTACCCAATACAGCTATTGAAGTTGAGGCCTTGGCAGCTCGACATGCAATGGAGTTGGCGTTGGAAACCGGCCTCAATAAGGGAGTGTTTGGAGG caCAACCCATGATATATATTCATATACTGTCGTGTGGGCTTCGTCTAGTTCTGTCTATGGTTTAAACACCAAATTGCCGTTCTCAGAAGAAGACCGTACTGACCAACCAGCAAGTCTCTATGCTGCTACAAAGAAAGCTGACGAAGAAATAGCACACAGTTATAATCATATCTACGGGCTTTCATTAACGGGGTTGAGATTTTTCACTGTGTACGGACCATGGGGGAGACCAGACATGGCATACTTTGAATTCACTAAGAATATAttgaaagggaaaaacataACTGTGTTTCAAGGGCCTGGAGGTATTTCTGTAGGCAGAGATTTTACGTACATTGATGATGTTGTGAAGGGTTGCATAGCTGCATTGGATACCGCTGGGAAAAGCATTGGGagggaaggaaaaagaaagggtttAAAGGCGCCTTTAAGAGTTTTCAATATTGGGAATACTTCGCCGGAGAGTGTTGAGAAGCTTGTGGGGATTTTGGAGAGGTTGTTGAAGAAAAAAGCGATGAGGGATGTACAAGAAATGCCTAAGAATGGAGATGTGATGTTTACACATGCTAATATAAGCTTGGCAACAAGGGAGCTTGGGTATAAGCCTACTACAGATTTGGAGACCGGGTTGAAGAAATTTGTGGAGTGGTATGTTGATTGGATCCAAAAAGATTAG
- the LOC142618600 gene encoding pectinesterase inhibitor 4-like, with protein sequence MEDYTTSYHALPILLTLLFLSNFHTSLASTSSTTTEKYKTYIKTACNSTTYPKECNNALLPFASKIKANRQKLCNTGLSISIKAAKNCSSTISKLSKNKGLTHSEVAIIKDCIENIKDSVDELKQSLNEMGHLGRSNVKAQIYDIKTWVSAALTDENTCTDGFDGMSVSKTVKNTIRKSILSVATPTSNALSLINSLYPY encoded by the coding sequence ATGGAAGACTATACAACTTCATATCATGCTCTCCCAATTCTTCTAACTCTTCTATTCCTCTCAAACTTTCATACATCCTTAGCCTCAACTAGTTCCACCACCACCGAAAAATACAAAACCTATATCAAAACCGCTTGCAATTCAACCACATACCCAAAAGAATGCAACAATGCCCTCTTACCCTTCGCTTCCAAAATAAAAGCAAACCGTCAAAAGCTTTGCAACACTGGCCTCTCTATATCCATAAAAGCCGCAAAAAACTGTTCCTCAACGATATCAAAGTTATCCAAGAACAAGGGTTTGACGCATAGTGAAGTGGCAATCATTAAGGATTGCATAGAGAACATCAAGGACTCCGTTGACGAGCTCAAACAATCTTTGAACGAAATGGGTCATCTTGGAAGATCTAATGTGAAGGCTCAGATTTATGATATAAAGACATGGGTCAGTGCTGCTTTAACAGATGAAAATACATGCACGGATGGATTTGATGGTATGAGTGTTAGCAAGACTGTGAAGAACACAATCAGGAAGAGTATTCTTAGTGTTGCTACGCCAACTAGCAATGCTTTGTCTCTTATTAATAGTTTATACCCCTACTAA